Below is a genomic region from Nitrospirota bacterium.
CATTAAGTATTATTGAAACAGCTATAAAAGAGGGCGTTAGACCTGCAGAGTCCAATTATCTGAAAGGGCTGATACTACTAAAATTAAATAAAAACATGGAAGCGGTTGAGGCGTTTAAAAAGGCGAAAGAACTGGATACTTCGCTGACACAACAGGCAGACTTCCAGATTGCTACTGCTTATACTCTGGAAAAGGAGTTTAAAAAGGCAAAGAAGATGTTCAAGGGATTGATAACAATAGACCCAACCTCTGACTGGGCATTATTTTCAAAAGATTATCTTGAGGCACTGGAGAAGATTCCACCACCTTATAGACTTATCTTAGGGATTGGTCTTCAGTATGATGATAATGTCTTGGTCAATCCGTTAGATGAAGCCCTTGTTGATATAACTAAGCAGGAGGACTTGAAAAGGATATACTCTTTGTTTGGAGAATATACCCTTTATTCAAAAGGGCGATGGAATATAAAGACATCCTACTCCCTTGGTATCAACCAGCACAAAGATCGTGATTATCCGAAAAAAACAGCAGGGGAAAAGATTTTCAGTTAGGATACAGTAAGCCAGACATTTTCTATAATGCCATCTTATAATACAGAAAAGAGTATTACGAGTCTTTTGCTTTCATATAATTACCTTGCAATTGACTACATAAGATATAAGCAGGCATTCACCATCAATCCATCATTTACATTTCTCATTAAGGGTAACCATCTGGGACAGGCACTTCTTAAATACAAAAGAGAAGAATTCGATCGTGCATTTAGCGGGAGAAAATTTGGCTCGTATCCAAGTCAGGCAGAGGACAGGGATGCACATTACTCCTCCGTAGGGCTCGGTTATCTTTATACCTTCTCAAAGGGAGACGGACTTTTTAATGCAAGATTAGAAGGTGACGTCAATGATACTGATGGAATTAACTGGGATTACACAGGGGTGAAGACATCTGCAGGGCTTCTGTATCCATTTTTTAATAATAAATTTAAGGTAAACATCTTCTCAGAGATGCATAATCAAAACTTCTCTAAAATGCACACTATTTACAGAAAGAAAAGGCGTGATGATACTTACACTATACAAACATCCTTAACCTATAGTATTATTAAACCAATGGATATAAGTATCGGGTATACCCATATAAAAAATGATTCCAACATAACCATCTATGAGTATAAGAGAAATCTTTATACCTCAAACCTTGAATACAGGTTTTAAATGAGGTGAGACATGTTAAAGGTAGAAATTAGAAGTCAGAAGTCAGCGATCAATAACGGAGTAGTATCCCCTGTTTTAAAAATTCGTTACTTGCTACCACTTGTCGTCTTTATACTGATCAGTTTTCTTGTTCCCTCCATAGCCTTTTCACAGGTGGCAGGAAGGATAACAAAGATAGAAGGAAGGGTGGATATCCTGAGGGCAGGGGTCGCTGTTGCCGTGCCCGCAAAAGTGGGTGACACTGTCAATGTGGGAGACATACTGAGGACAAAGAGCGATGGTAAGGCAGAGATAACATTTATTGATAACAGTGTGACGACTGTTGGACCAAAATCAAGGCTTGGTATAGACGAATATCTTTTTAAGCCTGAAGAAGAAAAGAGGGCAGCATCCTTAAAGCTTTACAGAGGAAGGACAGGCTTTACCGTTCCACGTCCTGTATATCCAGCAGAAGGTAGCAAATTTGAGATGAAGACAAAAACAGCTGTTGCAGGGGTAAGAGGAACAGAAGGAATTTTATTTACTGATGGTGTAGAACGGGTATATGTAAAAGATGGCGTAATAGAGTTTGCCAATCCCCTTGGGACTGTAATTGTCTCTAAAGGTGAGGTAGGCGAGATATTTCACGGCAGGGCACCTGTGGAGAGACCATATAGTGAGCGCGAATACAGACAGCAGGAACGACAGGTATCGCCAGCACCACCTGGAAGAGCGGAAGCCCCTCCTCCCGAAGTACAACCTCCAGCTCCCCCTGCGGCACCACCACCTGTACAACCTACGGTTATAACACTGCCTCCGCCAGGACCTGATGTTAGAGCTCTTACAGTAAATAAGAAATTTAGTGTATCAGCCAGTATGCGGGATGGAGGGATATTATGGTATAACAGCTCTGAGGGGGACGGTACTGCAGCGGTTGTTCAAAGTGGTGGTTCTATATCAGGTACTTTTAACCAGACAATCCTTGAGGGTGGATATTATAGCTTAAACATGAGCGGCTCTTATGCATGGGACTCATCTCGATC
It encodes:
- a CDS encoding FecR family protein, whose translation is MLKVEIRSQKSAINNGVVSPVLKIRYLLPLVVFILISFLVPSIAFSQVAGRITKIEGRVDILRAGVAVAVPAKVGDTVNVGDILRTKSDGKAEITFIDNSVTTVGPKSRLGIDEYLFKPEEEKRAASLKLYRGRTGFTVPRPVYPAEGSKFEMKTKTAVAGVRGTEGILFTDGVERVYVKDGVIEFANPLGTVIVSKGEVGEIFHGRAPVERPYSEREYRQQERQVSPAPPGRAEAPPPEVQPPAPPAAPPPVQPTVITLPPPGPDVRALTVNKKFSVSASMRDGGILWYNSSEGDGTAAVVQSGGSISGTFNQTILEGGYYSLNMSGSYAWDSSRSVAPENASNDDWSYFLYSGSTSVGPIYGASAANISLSGKSWDGGNIGWIEDGSKKYYYIGELSGSYSDIFYNNGSGSRSGYSGTFSTNAAGLFWDGSKAFWEQFSKIIPTIPGAKSDFFVPITETALRTFDVSISSGQYLELKEISTAVGSVSITSGTAGKGIEISPGSGLFDVNVNGSWSITTEGKTIQNLTNFDGSIGGSTSIGTSFTMAVDGGIKALNSTTAIVGADVRKSGDTDAAGGMIGKMTGSTSGTFESKAIGEIKSGFMLP